Sequence from the [Bacteroides] pectinophilus genome:
TGAGAAGGGATATAATGTATACGGAATTATGAGAAGAAAGAGCGTTGTAGATTACGGCAACGTGGATCATATTAAGGATAAGATTAACTTTATCTACGCAGATATGACAGACGTAGTATCACTTATCCAGGCTATGAAGATATCACAGGCTGATGAAGTTTACAACCTTGCAGCGCAGTCATTTGTTGCTACTTCATGGGATACACCGCTCGGAACAGCAGATATCGATGCCCTTGGTGTTACTAACATGCTTGAAGCAATCCGCACAGTTAAGCCTGAGGCACATTTCTATCAGGCATCAACATCAGAGATGTTCGGTAAGGTTCAGGCAATTCCACAGGATGAGACAACTCCATTCTACCCAAGAAGCCCATATGGTGTTGCAAAGCTCTACGGACACTGGATTACAAAGAACTATCGTGAGAGCTACAATATGTTTGCCTGCAGCGGTATCCTTTTCAATCATGAGAGTGAGAGACGTGGTAAGGAGTTCGTTACACGTAAGATTACAGATGCAGTAGCAAGAATCAAGCTTGGCGTTCAGGATCATGTTGAACTTGGCAACATGGATGCAAAGCGTGACTGGGGTCACTCAAAGGATTATGTTAAGGCTATGTGGCTTATGCTTCAGCAGGATGCTCCTGATGATTATGTAATTGCTACTAATGAGACAAGAACAGTAAGAGAGTTCGTTGAGACTGCTTTCAGGGTAGCGGGAATTGATGTTGTATGGGAAGGCACAGGAGTTGACGAAGTAGGTAAGGATAAGGCTACAGGTAAGGTTATCGTTAAGGTTAATCCTAAGTTCTTCCGTCCTGCAGAGGTTGAGCTTCTTATCGGTAATCCTGCAAAGGCTGATTCAAAGCTTGGATGGGAGAGACAGATTAAGTTCCCGGAACTCGTAGAGAGAATGGTTAAGAATGACCTTGCTCTTGTAGAAAAAGAGATTAAGGCGGCTAATATCTAATAGTGATTGTGAAACGGGGATTGACATGAAGGCACTTGTAATAGGTGGAGGCGGCTTCGTAGGCACATATCTTGTTAATCATCTCCATGATGATCTGGGATATGAGGTTGCAGTAACTAAGACGTCCAAAGAAAATCTTAAAATGGCTGATGCGCAGACATATAATCTCGATGTCCTTAATAAGGATCAGATAAGAGAAGTTCTCACTGAGGTGCATCCTGATTATATAATTCATCTTGCTGCACAAAGTTCTGTTGCATTTGCGTGGAAGAATCCTACGCTGACAATTGATGTTAACATTAAGGGAAGTGTAAATGTACTTGATGTGGTAAGAGAGCTTGACTATAAGCCGAGAGTCCTTCTTATAGGGTCCGGAGAAGAGTACGGACATATAAGAGAAGGTGAGACACCTATTGTAGAGGATAATAATACAAGACCCGGCAATATATATGCGGCGACAAAAGCATGTCAGAATATGATAGGTAAGATATATGCTGATGCTTATGAGATGGATGTAATGATGGTAAGGGCATTCAATCACATCGGACCTAATCAGGCACCTATGTTTGTCGTTGCGGATTTTTGCAGACAGGTTGCACAGATAGAAGCCGGACTCCAAAAACCGGTCATATATGTTGGTAACTTAAGCGCACGCCGTGATTTCACGGATGTAAGAGATGTTGTAAAGGCATATGCGCTCCTTGTCAGACTTGGCAAGAGAGGCGAGACATATAATGTCGGCAGCGGCAGGGCAGTATCGATTCAGGAGATTCTTGAAGAGATACTCGAACTGTCGGATGTTGATATAGAGGTAGCTATTGACCAGGATAAGATTCGTCCTGTTGATGTCCCGATAATTGAAGCAGATATACAGAAGATATATAACTGTACCGGTTGGGAGCCTCAGATAAGTCTTAAACAGACTTTAAAAGAAACACTTGATTATTGGAGATGTAACAGCAATGCTTGAGTCAGTGTTATTCCTTAGCACCGGAATAGTATTTATAATGATTGCAGTGGCCTTTATGGGTAAAAAGGTAGATGCCGTACGCTGTTTTGCAATAGCGGCATCTGTCTTTTTAGTCATGTATACTATTGTGGCATCAGGGCTTATAATGCTGAATATGTTCTCGGTAAACCGCAGCCTTATGCTGATAGTGGGAATTACAGCTATAGGTGCGGCAGTAATCGTATTTAAAAACAGAAAATCAAAGCCGTCATGGATATTCCGTCTTAAGAGGCATATGATACCGTTTATTATTTGTGCGGTATTTGCCGTAGCAGGGGCAGGAGTGACCAATGATGGCTTTTTTGGCATGGATACAACAATAGGCGTCAGCCAGGCAAAGGCAATGAACCTTGCTTCAAAGAATGAGACAAGTCCGTTTGAAGCGGATTATCTTGCGCAGGTGGAAGATGGAAGCGACAGGATAGCGGCTGTCAATACGCCTCTTCAGGAAAAGTATGAGCATTACAATGTACCGCTTACGGCGCTTCTGGCGCTGGGGGTATATTTCCTTGGATATAGCAATATGTCATTTATATTTATAGTAATCGGAATGATTATTCTGTATGTATTCTGGGCGTTTCTTGGCAATGTTCCATTCTCTACGGTAAGGCGCAGACGTATAATTAAGCTGGGGGCTGAATCCGCTGCCGCGCTTGTGATGATATTCATATCAATGGCAATGTTTGGACGTGGAAATGACAGGGTAAAGCTTGAATGGAATGAACTTAAGGAAATCAGCAATATTGTGTCAGATTATGACATAGTTGTACTTGATGAAGACATTATGGATAAGTACTATGTTCCGGTTGCAAGTGTTACCGGTGCAAAGGTATATCCGGAATATGCCCAGATTGATGAGGTAATACCCGCCGTGTCTGATAAGGGCGAGAGACTTTACTATATGAGCAGCGGTGTGATGTCATCGGATAAGATAGATTCCATGGGGCTGTATCTTAAGAATGTACATCGTAACGGCAATGATGTGCTTTACCGCAATCTTAACTTTTATAAGACACACAGCAGTGTTGATTATAACGTGATAAAGTCCCGCATTATGACAGGTGCAATGGCTGCAATGGCAATATTTGCACTTATGATGTTCTTTGCGGGCGTGTTCAGAAAGTTTGATGCAGGGCTTAATCTGCTGTTTTCAACGTCAGTGTTCCTTGGCATGTATTCGGTTGTATCATGGATTATGATTGCATGTGGAATATATACGATAGAATATGCAGTTGCGGTGACGATGGCGTTTGCGTTTATTGCGTGGGCTGTCATGATATATACGGGAGCGCGAATGGAATTTACATTTACCGCACGTAAGAATATAGTGCTGATTGTTCTTTGTGTGGCAGTTATAATGATTGCAGGAAGCAGGATAGACTG
This genomic interval carries:
- the gmd gene encoding GDP-mannose 4,6-dehydratase, with protein sequence MKNALITGITGQDGSYLAELLLEKGYNVYGIMRRKSVVDYGNVDHIKDKINFIYADMTDVVSLIQAMKISQADEVYNLAAQSFVATSWDTPLGTADIDALGVTNMLEAIRTVKPEAHFYQASTSEMFGKVQAIPQDETTPFYPRSPYGVAKLYGHWITKNYRESYNMFACSGILFNHESERRGKEFVTRKITDAVARIKLGVQDHVELGNMDAKRDWGHSKDYVKAMWLMLQQDAPDDYVIATNETRTVREFVETAFRVAGIDVVWEGTGVDEVGKDKATGKVIVKVNPKFFRPAEVELLIGNPAKADSKLGWERQIKFPELVERMVKNDLALVEKEIKAANI
- a CDS encoding GDP-mannose 4,6-dehydratase, which encodes MKALVIGGGGFVGTYLVNHLHDDLGYEVAVTKTSKENLKMADAQTYNLDVLNKDQIREVLTEVHPDYIIHLAAQSSVAFAWKNPTLTIDVNIKGSVNVLDVVRELDYKPRVLLIGSGEEYGHIREGETPIVEDNNTRPGNIYAATKACQNMIGKIYADAYEMDVMMVRAFNHIGPNQAPMFVVADFCRQVAQIEAGLQKPVIYVGNLSARRDFTDVRDVVKAYALLVRLGKRGETYNVGSGRAVSIQEILEEILELSDVDIEVAIDQDKIRPVDVPIIEADIQKIYNCTGWEPQISLKQTLKETLDYWRCNSNA